The genomic interval CGAAAAATCCTACGCAAAAAAATCCAAAATAATCGTGGGGAAGGGATTGACGCCTGAATGAGAATTGTTATGATTATCACAACTGGTCGCGAGACTGGTTGGATAACCTAAGAGCCCCTGGTTCGGACTCTCAGATTATCTCCTCATCAGGCTAATCACGGTTATTGACCCGGCATTTTGCCGGGTCTTTTTTTGCCTGGGGGTTTGTGCCGCCTGGCCCACACTACTGGCGAAACTGCGCGCAGTAATCCTGCTCCGGCATCGCCGCGGTGTACCACACGTAATCAGCCTGGCCTGGCTCAACCTGCTCGCCCACCTCGGCCAGCAGCAATACCTTGGTCTCCCCCGACGCCGACGCCCCCAGATCTGCCAGGTGCAAGGGTATGCCCAGGTCCTTGCGCACGTGATAGGCCCCGGCAAACAGCAACGCTGGCTGCGGCGCGGACAGCAACCGCTCGGCCATGCGCCGGTCGCGCTGCTGCTGCACGGCCAGCATCGCCGGCAACTGGCTTTCCGGCAGCATCCCACAATGGCCCGCGCGTACCTGCTCGAGCAAAGCAGCCTTTACCGCCGGTGCATTGGACCTTTTGCCAGTCAGCGGGGCTGGCTGTCGATAGGCCTGACGCATCTCACCAGGCGACAGGTTGGCAGCCAGCAGTTGCACTCGGTCCTGCAAGGCCTCACGCACTATCGGCCCGTACAGCTGCCAATCCCACCCTTCCTGCCAGGCCAGCGCCTTGGGCAAGTTCGCCGGCAGCGGCTGCCCCTGAACCTTGTCGACCAGCGGTTGCTGCTCAGGCTGCAGCATTTCCAGCAGGAGACTGCCTTGCACGCGGTTCCCCTGCATCGCCCGTAGCAGCCAGAGTTGCAACGCGTGATGGTCCGGGTTGTCATGTTTTTCGCCCACCAGCACGCGAGGGGTGCCTGCCAGGCGCTGCACCAGTTGCTCAGGGCTGATCGCCCGGCCACTGGCAAGATCGATGATGTGCCCCAACTCGGCATGCGTGCGCCCTTCACTGCTCTGCCAGGAGGGCAGTGGCGGCAGGCTGGCCTGGCAGCCGCCCAGTGACAACATCAGGCAAAGCGAGAAACCCGACAGCAGCAGATGACGCATCGACAATGCCTCCTAGCGTGTGATGATCAGTGGGTGCCCACGCTCTGGGTGCGCCTGCACCAGTACGTCGATACCGTACACCGCCTTCAGTGCCGCTGGCGTCAATACCGCTTCGGGCGTGGCAAACGCATGGCAGCGCCCCTGCTCCAGCAACAGGATACGGTCACAGTAGCGCGCAGCCAGATTCAGGTCATGCAGGATCACCAGCACCGCAGCGCCGCGGTCGGCGAAGCGGCGCACGGATTCAAGGGTAGTGTGCTGGTGCAGTGGGTCGAGCATCGAGGTCGGTTCGTCGAGCAGCAGCGTGGCCCCCTCCTCGCCCGGCCATAGCTGGGCCAGCACGCGGGCCAGGTGCACCCGCTGCCGCTCGCCACCGGAGAGCGCCAGGTAACTGCGCCCCACCAGGTGCCAGGCATCCGCCGCCTGCAACGCCGCTTCGACAATTTGCGCATCGCGCTGCTGCCCGGTGCCATGAGGCATGCGCCCCATGCCCACCACTTCCTCGACCCGGAACGAGAAGCCCAGGCTGGACACCTGTGGCAACACTGCCAGGCGCCTGGCCCGCTCCTGCCCAGGCCAATCGGTGAGGGGCCGGCCCTGCAACGTCACCCGCCCTCGCTCGGGCGCCAGCTCGCCACACAACACAGCCAGCAGGCTGCTCTTGCCGGCACCGTTGGGGCCGAGCACACCCACCACCTGCCCCGGGCTCAGTTGCAGGTGAATGTCGTGCAGCACTTCGTTGCTCCCCCGCCGCAGGTGCAGGCCTTCGACTTGCAACATCAGCTGCGCCCTCTTATCAGCAGGACCAGAAAGAACGGCGCACCAATGAAGGCCGTGACAATACCAATCGGCAACTCGGCAGGTGCCAGCAGCAGCCGCGCCGCCAGGTCGGCGAACAGCATCAGCACGCCCCCGGCCAGCAACGAGGCCGGTAGCACCACGCGGTGATCAGGCCCGGCCAGCAAGCGCACCAGGTGCGGCACCACCAGGCCGATGAAACCGATCAGCCCTGCTGCTGCCACTGCCGCACCTACGCCCAGCGCCGTGCAGAACACCAGCTCGCGCTTGAGTCGCTCCACGTCAACGCCCAGGTGGCGCGCCTCCGACTCACCCAGTAACAGGGCATTCAGCGCCTTGGCCCGGCGCGGCAGCCACACCGCTACCCCCGCCGCCACCAGTAGCAACGGCCACAGCCGTTCGTAGCTGGCACCGTTCAGGCTGCCGAGGTTCCAGAATGTCAGTGTGCGCAGGGTGGCGTCGTCGGCCAGGTAAGAGAACAGCCCAACGGCCGCGCCGCCCAGCGCAGTCATGGCCACGCCCGCCAGCAGCATCGTGGCAACGTTGGTCTGGCCATCGCGCCGCCCCAGTCGGTAGACCAACGCGGTCACCCCAAGCCCCCCGACAAAAGCGCAGAACGACAACAGATAGGGCGCGAAAGCGTCCGGCATGCCGCCAAACCAGGCACCACCGACAATGGCGACCGCTGCACCCATCGCCGCCCCAGCGGCAACCCCCACCAGCCCTGGATCGGCCAGCGGGTTGCGGAACAGCCCCTGCATGGCCACGCCGGACAGCGCCAGCACCGCGCCCACCGCCAGCCCGAGCAAGGTACGCGGCAGGCGGATCTGGCCCAGGATCATCTCGGCCTGCTGCAGGCCGTCAGCCGCAATCGGCAGCCCCAACAGGCGCAGGCCGGCGCGCAGGGTGTCGAACAGCGGCAGGCTGACCGGCCCCAAGGCCAGCGACAACCACACCGCCAACAGGCACAGCAGACTAAGGCAAATGAACAACGTACGTGGCTGGACCCGCTGTTTCATTGCGCGAAGCTGGCCTGGGCCGCCGGGTAGAAGGTGGCTGCCAGCGACTGCAAGGTCGATGGCAGGCGTGGGCCAAGCCCGCCTACCAGCAGCGTCGGGTCCAGTGACACCAGGCGTTTCTCACGCACAGCCCGCGAGGCAGCCAGCGCGGGGTTTTCTTTCAACAGCGCCTGCAAGGCCTGCTCATCGGCCAGCGCCCGGTCGGAAAACACGATCACATCCGGGTCCAGCGCCGCCAAGGCTTCGTTGGAGAAGTTCTTGTAGCCTTGATGTTCTGCCAGGTTGTGCCCACCCGCCTGGCCCAGCAGCCAGTCACCCGCAGTGCCCTGCCCGGCGATCAGCGGCTTGGCCCCGGCATGGCCGACCAGCAGTAGCACCCCAGGTGCCTTTTGCCCTGCCTGAGCCTGCTTGACCTTGGCCTGCACCGCCTCGATCTGCTGGTGGTAGCCCGCCGCCAACGCCGAAGCTTGCTGCTCTGCGCCAAGCAACTGCCCCAGATGCTTGAGGTTTTCATCCACCGCCGTCAGTTCGGCCTTGCTGGAGAACAACTCCACCTGCACACCGGCCTTGCGAATTTGCGCCAGTACCGGCGGCGGGCCCATTTCCTCGGTGCCCACCAGTACATCCGGGCGGAGGCTGAGAATGCCTTCAGCGGACAACTGCCGCTGGTAACCCACGCTGGGCAGTGATTTCAGCGATGCCGGGTGCTGGCTGGTGGTGTCCACACCGACAAGCCGCGCTTCGCCGCCCAATGCAGTTATCCACTCGCTCAGGGCGCCACCCGCGCTGACCCAGCGTTGCGGCAACTCGGCCGCCAGGGCCGTGGTGGAGAGCACAAGGCTTGCGCAGAGGGCGAGCAAGGCGACTGGACGGCGCATCATGGGGTTCCTTCTGAAGGCGAGCCGCGCGCCTTGTGGCGGGCGACAGAACTGCGCACCATAGGGGCCAGGCGCAGCGAATGCGGGCAATTTGATAATTATTCGCATTGACGCGTCAAGTCATCATCTGTTTCATGAGTCGTCCTCGCCATGCACTTGCTCTGTACCTCCCACACCCTGGCCGAAGGCCAAAGCCGCGCCTTCAGCGTAGACGGCCTCGAACTGTTCGGCGTGCGCCGCCAGGGCCAGGTGTACCTCTACCGCAACCGGTGCCCGCACCGCAGCATCCCGCTGAACTGGACGCAAGATGCCTTTCTCGATGACAGCGCCAGCCTCATCCACTGCGCCCACCATGGCGCGCTGTTCCTGATTGAAAGCGGCGAGTGCGTAGCCGGCCCTTGCGAGGGTGAGCAACTGCTGGCCCTGGGCTGTCACGAAGACAGCCAAGGCATCTGGCTCACGGCGTAAGCAGCACCGGCAGGCGGCAATCAATAACAATGCCTTCGGCGCTCAGGCGGGTGCCGTAGGCCAGCACCTCCACCCCGTCCGCCACCGCCGCACGCAGGGCCTGGGCATAGGCTGCGTCGATTTCCTCAGCTGGGCGTACGGCATTGATGCCAGTCAGGTTCACGCAGTACAACTGCACCGCCCGCACGCCCTGCCGGGCCAGCTTCGCCAGCTCGCGCAGGTGCTTGGCACCGCGCTGTGTCACCGCATCGGGAAAAGCCGCGACCGTGCTGTCGGGGTAACCCAAGGTCACGCTCTTCACCTCGACATACGCAGGGGCACCGTCGAACTCCAGGCGAAAGTCGATGCGGCTGCTTTCCTCTCCGTACGCGACTTCGCGCTTGAGCGCGGTAAAACCGGCCAGTTCGGCGATGACGCCGGCCCGCAGTGCCTCTTCGACCAGCGCGTTAGCCCGCCCAGTGTTCACACAGGCCAGCCGCCCCTGTGGGGTTTCGCTGATTTCCCAGGTGCCTGGCAGTTTGCGCTTGGGGTCGTTGGAGCGGCTAAACCACACCTGCCCGCCTTCACGCATGCAATTGAGCATGGAACCGGTGTTCGGGCAGTGAATGGTCAGCTGTTCGCCGCTGGCCAGTTCGATGTCCGCCAGAAAGCGCTTGTAACGGCGCAGCAGGCGGCCCTGTTCGAGTGGGGGATAGAACTGCATCAGCCTTGCCAGCTCCGCAGGCCACGGGCAATGCGCTGCACCGCCTCTTCCAGGCGCGGCAGGCTCTGGGTGTAGGCAAAGCGCACATGGTGCCCAGCCAGGTGACGGCCAAAGTCCAGGCCCGGCGTAAAGGCCACGTGCTCGGTTTCCAGAAAGTGCCGGCAGAAGGCAAACGCATCACCGCCAAAGGCACTGATATCGGCATACAGGTAAAACGCCCCCTGCGGCTCGACGGCTATGCGGAAGCCCAGTTCGCGCAGGGCGGGCAGCAGGTAGTCGCGGCGGCGGGCGAACTCGGCGCGGCGCTCCTCGAAAATGGCCAGGCTCTCGGGCTGGAAGCATGCCAGCGCGGCATGCTGGGCCATGCTCGGTGCACTGATGTACAGGTTCTGCGCCAGTTTCTCCAGGTCGGCCACTGCGCCGGGTGGGGCCACCAGCCAGCCAAGGCGCCAACCGGTCATGCCGTAATACTTGGAAAAACTATTCAGGACGAACGCCGAGTCGTCGACTTCCAGCACACTTGGCGCGTCCATGCCATAGGTGAGGCCATGGTAGATCTCGTCCACCACCAGGTGGCCATGCCGCTCATGGGTGGCTTTGGCAAGGCTGGCCAACGCTTCGCGCCCCAGCACAGTACCAGTCGGGTTAGCCGGCGACGCGACCAGGGCACCGACCGTGTCCTTGTCCCAGTAACGTTCGACCAGGTCGGCGGTCAGCTGGTAGTTCACCTCCGGGCCCACCGGCACCAGCTGCGCCCCGCCCTCGACCAGGCGCAGGAAGTGGCGATTGCACGGGTAACCCGGGTCGGCCAGCAGCCAGTGCTTGCCCGGGTCGACCAGCAGACTGCTGGCCAGCAGCAGCGCGCCAGAACCACCTGGGGTAATCAGGATGCGCTGCGGGTCGATATTCAGGCCATAACGCTGGCCATAAAAGCCGGCGATCGCTTCACGCAGTGCCGGCAGGCCGCGTGCAGCGGTGTAGCGGGTGTGCCCGGCAGCCAGCGCGGCCTGGCCGGCGGCGACGATCGGTGCGGCCGTGGTGAAGTCCGGCTCGCCGATTTCCAGGTGGATCACGTCGTGCCCGGCCGCCTGCAGCTCGTTGGCCCGGGCCAGCAGCGCCATGACGTGGAAGGGTTCGATGGCGCGGCTGCGCGCACTGTAGGGGTGGGCCATGACCTTCTCTCAATTGGGTCTAAACTGGAGATTCTACCTCTGCACGCCAACGAACGTACGGCTCGCGCCGATGTCAATAAGCAGGATCGGGCGGGGTAGCGCACCCCCGATCTATCTGGTAAGTTCGGCGGCTCGCAGTCGCAGGGCCGGCGGTCGCCGGGGATGGAGCATCCTGCGCATTGGATCAGATGAGTGAGAGGCGGTCTATTCATGTCCACCGTAGAAAAGCAAAAAACCGGAACCATGTACGGTGTCGAGCCCTATAAAGAGACCAAGGGCGAAGAGTACATGGGTGAGCCCATGAAGAAGCACTTCACCAAGCTTCTCAATGCCTGGAAAGGCGAGCTCATGCACAGTGTGGATCGCACCGTAGACCACATGAAGGATGAAGCTGCGAACTTCCCGGACCCGGCCGACCGTGCCAGCCAGGAAGAAGAATTTGCTCTTGAGCTGCGCAACCGTGACCGCGAGCGCAAGCTGATCAAGAAAATCGACAAGACCCTGCAGAAGATCCAGGACGAAGAGTACGGCTGGTGTGATTCCTGCGGCATCGAGATCGGCCTGCGCCGTCTGGAAGCCCGTCCGACCGCAGACCTGTGTTTCGACTGCAAGGAAATTGCCGAGAAAAAGGAAAAAACGGTCGGTAAAGGCTGACCTTTCTTCCACCTGAACGGGGCGCTTCATGCGCCCCGTTTCATTTATATGCCCAGCCTGACATGACCGACTCCAGCTACATCGGGCGCTTCGCCCCCACCCCCAGCGGCTTTTTGCACTTCGGCTCGCTGGTCGCCGCCCTGGCCTCCTGGCTCGACGCCCGCGCCGTGAACGGCCGCTGGTTGCTGCGCATGGAAGACACCGACCCACCCCGGGAAATGCCCGGTGCCCGTGATGCCATCCTGCAAACCCTGGAGCGTTACGCGCTGGAATGGGATGGCGAGGTCGTGTTCCAGAGCCAGCGGCACGACGCCTATGCCGCGGTCGTCGACCGCCTGTTCAACCTGGGCCTGGCCTATGCCTGTACCTGCTCGCGCAAGCAGCTGGAGGGCTACAACGGCATTTACCCAGGCCTGTGCCGCAATGCCGGCCATGCCCGTGAAGGTGCGGCGATCCGCTTGCGCGTGCCAGAGCTGATCTACCGCTTTACCGACCGGGTGCAGGGCGAGTACCAGCAACACCTGGGGCGTGAGGTAGGCGACTTTGTCATCCAGCGCCGCGACGGGCTGTATGCGTACCAGCTGGCGGTGGTGCTGGACGATGCCTGGCAGGGTGTTACCGACATCGTGCGCGGCGCCGACCTGCTCGACAACACCCCGCGGCAGCTGTACCTGCAGGAGCTGCTGGGCTTCTCACAGCCGCGCTATCTGCATATTCCGCTGATCGTGCAGCCGGATGGGCACAAGCTGGGCAAGTCGTACCGGTCGCCACCCCTGCAGGCTGAGCAGGCTACACCGCTGCTGTTGCGGGCATTGCGGGCGCTGGGGCAAGAAACAGACCCCGATTTACTACTGGCTACGCCGGCTGAAGTGTTGGCGATAGCCCGCAAGCAGTGGCGGCCGGAGGCGATCGCGCAGCGGACCACGGTGCCTGAGGCTGATTTGCGCTGAGGCAGGCCCGGCGCTTTCGCGGGCAAACCAACCCTCAATAACAAAAGCCCAATAATTTCAAACCCTTGGCTAACGCAATGGATTCCCGCTAGCATCCCCCCAGTCATTTGCGCCAATAATAAGTCCAAGCCCGCAGCGCCCAACCATCGAGGCCAGCATGTACATCTATCGTTTGGTCCTGCTTCTGGTCGTGGGGATCTACCTGTTCTCCCCGGCCATCATGGACTGGTGGATCGAACCGACCGGAGCCTGGTACCGCCCGTACCTGCTCTGGCTGATCCTGATCGTCGTCACCTTCATCCTGCAGAGCCAACGAGATGCCGATGAGCTTTAGCCTGACCCAGATGATCCTGATCAGCGCCGGGTACCTCATGGTGCTGTTTGGCGTGGCCTGGATCAGCGAGCGCGGGTTGATCCCGCGTTCGATCATTCGCCACCCCCTCACCTACACCCTGTCGCTGGGCGTGTATGCCAGTGCCTGGGCCTTTTATGGCTCGGTGGGCCTGGCCTACCAGTACGGCTATGGCTTCCTGGCCTGTTACCTGGGGGTATCCGGCGCATTCCTGCTGGCACCGGTGTTGCTCTACCCGATCCTCAAGATCACCCGCA from Pseudomonas fortuita carries:
- a CDS encoding ChaN family lipoprotein: MRHLLLSGFSLCLMLSLGGCQASLPPLPSWQSSEGRTHAELGHIIDLASGRAISPEQLVQRLAGTPRVLVGEKHDNPDHHALQLWLLRAMQGNRVQGSLLLEMLQPEQQPLVDKVQGQPLPANLPKALAWQEGWDWQLYGPIVREALQDRVQLLAANLSPGEMRQAYRQPAPLTGKRSNAPAVKAALLEQVRAGHCGMLPESQLPAMLAVQQQRDRRMAERLLSAPQPALLFAGAYHVRKDLGIPLHLADLGASASGETKVLLLAEVGEQVEPGQADYVWYTAAMPEQDYCAQFRQ
- a CDS encoding pyridoxal phosphate-dependent aminotransferase, which encodes MAHPYSARSRAIEPFHVMALLARANELQAAGHDVIHLEIGEPDFTTAAPIVAAGQAALAAGHTRYTAARGLPALREAIAGFYGQRYGLNIDPQRILITPGGSGALLLASSLLVDPGKHWLLADPGYPCNRHFLRLVEGGAQLVPVGPEVNYQLTADLVERYWDKDTVGALVASPANPTGTVLGREALASLAKATHERHGHLVVDEIYHGLTYGMDAPSVLEVDDSAFVLNSFSKYYGMTGWRLGWLVAPPGAVADLEKLAQNLYISAPSMAQHAALACFQPESLAIFEERRAEFARRRDYLLPALRELGFRIAVEPQGAFYLYADISAFGGDAFAFCRHFLETEHVAFTPGLDFGRHLAGHHVRFAYTQSLPRLEEAVQRIARGLRSWQG
- a CDS encoding heme ABC transporter ATP-binding protein, whose translation is MLQVEGLHLRRGSNEVLHDIHLQLSPGQVVGVLGPNGAGKSSLLAVLCGELAPERGRVTLQGRPLTDWPGQERARRLAVLPQVSSLGFSFRVEEVVGMGRMPHGTGQQRDAQIVEAALQAADAWHLVGRSYLALSGGERQRVHLARVLAQLWPGEEGATLLLDEPTSMLDPLHQHTTLESVRRFADRGAAVLVILHDLNLAARYCDRILLLEQGRCHAFATPEAVLTPAALKAVYGIDVLVQAHPERGHPLIITR
- a CDS encoding heme/hemin ABC transporter substrate-binding protein; this translates as MMRRPVALLALCASLVLSTTALAAELPQRWVSAGGALSEWITALGGEARLVGVDTTSQHPASLKSLPSVGYQRQLSAEGILSLRPDVLVGTEEMGPPPVLAQIRKAGVQVELFSSKAELTAVDENLKHLGQLLGAEQQASALAAGYHQQIEAVQAKVKQAQAGQKAPGVLLLVGHAGAKPLIAGQGTAGDWLLGQAGGHNLAEHQGYKNFSNEALAALDPDVIVFSDRALADEQALQALLKENPALAASRAVREKRLVSLDPTLLVGGLGPRLPSTLQSLAATFYPAAQASFAQ
- the sfsA gene encoding DNA/RNA nuclease SfsA, which gives rise to MQFYPPLEQGRLLRRYKRFLADIELASGEQLTIHCPNTGSMLNCMREGGQVWFSRSNDPKRKLPGTWEISETPQGRLACVNTGRANALVEEALRAGVIAELAGFTALKREVAYGEESSRIDFRLEFDGAPAYVEVKSVTLGYPDSTVAAFPDAVTQRGAKHLRELAKLARQGVRAVQLYCVNLTGINAVRPAEEIDAAYAQALRAAVADGVEVLAYGTRLSAEGIVIDCRLPVLLTP
- the dksA gene encoding RNA polymerase-binding protein DksA, with the protein product MSTVEKQKTGTMYGVEPYKETKGEEYMGEPMKKHFTKLLNAWKGELMHSVDRTVDHMKDEAANFPDPADRASQEEEFALELRNRDRERKLIKKIDKTLQKIQDEEYGWCDSCGIEIGLRRLEARPTADLCFDCKEIAEKKEKTVGKG
- the gluQRS gene encoding tRNA glutamyl-Q(34) synthetase GluQRS; this translates as MTDSSYIGRFAPTPSGFLHFGSLVAALASWLDARAVNGRWLLRMEDTDPPREMPGARDAILQTLERYALEWDGEVVFQSQRHDAYAAVVDRLFNLGLAYACTCSRKQLEGYNGIYPGLCRNAGHAREGAAIRLRVPELIYRFTDRVQGEYQQHLGREVGDFVIQRRDGLYAYQLAVVLDDAWQGVTDIVRGADLLDNTPRQLYLQELLGFSQPRYLHIPLIVQPDGHKLGKSYRSPPLQAEQATPLLLRALRALGQETDPDLLLATPAEVLAIARKQWRPEAIAQRTTVPEADLR
- a CDS encoding Rieske (2Fe-2S) protein; this translates as MHLLCTSHTLAEGQSRAFSVDGLELFGVRRQGQVYLYRNRCPHRSIPLNWTQDAFLDDSASLIHCAHHGALFLIESGECVAGPCEGEQLLALGCHEDSQGIWLTA
- a CDS encoding FecCD family ABC transporter permease; translated protein: MLAVWLSLALGPVSLPLFDTLRAGLRLLGLPIAADGLQQAEMILGQIRLPRTLLGLAVGAVLALSGVAMQGLFRNPLADPGLVGVAAGAAMGAAVAIVGGAWFGGMPDAFAPYLLSFCAFVGGLGVTALVYRLGRRDGQTNVATMLLAGVAMTALGGAAVGLFSYLADDATLRTLTFWNLGSLNGASYERLWPLLLVAAGVAVWLPRRAKALNALLLGESEARHLGVDVERLKRELVFCTALGVGAAVAAAGLIGFIGLVVPHLVRLLAGPDHRVVLPASLLAGGVLMLFADLAARLLLAPAELPIGIVTAFIGAPFFLVLLIRGRS